The window CCTTGAAGGGCTAGTCTAAAGCAAAATCTTTCATTGGAGATTGTCTCGTTTAGATGAATTTACCTCTATTAAGAAcctattaaacacaaaataagaaatgacAGATGAACGTATTAAACATTTctaaaagtaattataatCGAAGTTAGAGTTGGGGAGCATGAAGAGGCAAATGGGAATAGGAGCCAAGAAGAGCACATGGAAGAGAGGGATGTGAAACAATGGGGGAGGTTTGTTTACATTAATTTGTGGGGATTTCTTAGAAGAATTGTAGGCAAAGGAAGCCCTCCCCCATGCTTTTGCCCATGTGTTTCAATTGTTAAGAACCTACAAACTTGGAAGGCGGGCCGATTCGCCACTTGTCGTCTTACAATTGGTTCATTGTTAAGAACCTACAAATCTCTCTTTGTTTTAACCAATCtcttgaagtttgaagtatGTGTTTAGTTAATTCATAGAGGTGTGTAGTAACAAATTACTAAGCTAAGCTCTAAAGATAACATATTTAGGTAAAAAGGTGAATATTATAAGGACAAGTTTAGTGTTATTATTGTTGGTATTGAAGAGGTGTTAAGTGAATAATTGGGTTGGAGGCATGCGTGAGGTGCTTGGAGGTGGAGGGGGGTGAGGGCGTGGGCGTGGGCGTGGGCAGGGCAGGGCCAGCCACGCCGCGCCCACTCGCCGCTCCGCACGCACGCACGCAGGCACACAGTGAACATGGGTGGACAAGATGATTGAGGAGTCTTCTGTTCTCATAGGCTGGTGCTCTTGCTTGctttcaatattaaataatggGTGCATGGCCTAATCATCCATGTCTATGTGGGGGTGATGTGACATTATTTTCTAACTATTCTAATGCTTCCTCTCTCTCATCTTCATCCATTCAAGTgaaaccacaaaaaaaaaaaaaaaaaaaatNATGAATTATTggtttgttttcgatttagATTTCAAAGtttcgtaatttttttattatgccCACGAACTTATCAATTGACATAAAGTTCTTGAGTATGCAATGACTAACCTGATACAAAATAGTTGACGAGATAAAAAATGCAAGGCCAACATGAACTGGTCATTCATCCTTGtacaaataatatcttaaCGGTGTTTAACTTTCACCTAATATGGCTGAGTCACTGACgataaattaaagtaatactcataattttgaaaagcaAGAAACAAAGACTTATTCTTTTGATCTTATGTCAAACCGAACATTCATTTTGCCTCTCGTTAGCATTGATAGCGACCTGAGTGTGCAATGCTAAGATTCCCACTACTACACCTTCTTTTGACCCTAAGATTACAAATACAATTTCTATCATTCTATATAATACTTTTgaaagaagaggagagggAGGAGGGGAGAGAAGGGGGGCTACTCGTTATTGAACATAAATTGAGGAGGTTTTGCCTCACTTTTACAAGACATACCCATAAAGATAATGGCCCCAAAGAACAAACACTTTAAGAACATACCCAATGAGATTATGCTAagcctttccttttcttttttcctcttggTTTCTTATTGCTAAGGGTGACCTAATGCGCACGTGTGCCATCATCATGTTCAACACACAATTATTCCCTTTTCCATTTACATGTGCTTAAGGTCCTACCAATGGCACACATTCTTCCCCCACTTTCCCTGCTTCTTCTACCTTCCATTTCCACCctcatttttccttcttcaggATATACCTCATTGTTATCCACTTTTGATCCTAAGGTTTGGAagataaattttctttccttttccctttATTTCGACTGTCGACCGCTATTTTCTGGATCACATTTCTATCATCTCGAACGTTTACTTTATTGTACATATAAACTAAAACAAGAACATAGTTGCTATgagaaaatcaagaacaaggcATCTCTGACAgggaaaaagaacagaaataaCCAGCATAAATGATACTATTGCAGGTAATTCATAGCTGAAATGGAAATAATCATATGATTGTTCTTAGGGGAATGATGATTACCTTGGAGCAACAGTGCAAGTTTAAGCTTCACTGATCAGATCCAAGGTGATATACACTTTGACACTAATTGGATCAATGGTTAGGGAGCAGAACATCATTCCCTAGAGTTATAGGAtaagaattaataaaatcaggtaagacttttttttattggggGGGTAAtggttgaaaaagaaaaagaaaaggtcacTAAAGAAACCCATTTGagcaaaaagaaagggaaaagaagaaatgacaGACAATTTCACATTCAACTTTCACTCAAACTCCTGCAAAAGTCAAAAAGATGAGGTTGCTTCATGTGGCAAACTCTATGCAGATGGACTAGATGCGAAGTCTTAAGCAGACAAACTTGTTACTGTTCAAGTTTTTGGCTAGTGACTTGAAAGTGACCAGAGACAATGCATTCGTTTAATGGCTGTGAATCAGAATGCTTTTAGAAACTttgaaatgacaaaaaaatggTTGTTCCTGATACATGGATCTATTCCTACGTCGATACACTAAAGTTGGTCCCTTTCATCATggcaatcatatcatatcaacaAACACCAAATTCAACCAGAAGAACAGACATCAAGAAATCCCCACCTCCATTTGGGATAAAGAGATTCAGAGAAAATCAGACTTTCATTCAACTTGTTGAATACAAtcgaacaaaaagaaataggtAGTGTGGAAACATTTAATGGGGATCATGTTTATCAATATACATCTATAAAATGCACTCATTATTAAATCTACATCCACTAACTCAATATGGCACTAAACTATGAGAACAATGCTAAAGGGCCCAGCTTAACAATAATCTCTCAAGTCGAACAAtagttcaaatttaaaatattgaataccTGGTGTGCCTCTTTATAATGGATATCTACCAAATAGCTGATCAAATAATATCTAACAAATTGCTGCTAAGACTTCCCATTACTATTTGAATTTCGACTCACTATTTTCGAATATTACTATACAATTTGAACATCCAAAATAATACTTGAAGTTTCAGCAAGGGCATTATTAGAAAAGAATTTACTCGGACAAAAAGTTTGAGAGCAAACTTAAACCGGTGAGAGATATGAAAATGTACAGAATGTTAGAATTTTGGCAGGTGGAGCCCATAAATGAAGAAgcataaaagaaacaaagataaagttttaaatactcaaatttaaaaataatcgaGGATGTCTTGcaaagattaaattaagaaTCTTATGTGCTTATTATTTCCCTTTTCAACTCAGGTCGCTTGTCCAAAAAAAGCCACAGTAAAGAAAACTATGTCCCGCAAGCAATTTGAGACCATTTAAATGTAGCGTACCATACCAGCACTCCACAAGTTCGAGCAACAGTCAATTCCAAATGAAGCTGATTACGTTGAACGGCAGGTGCTGATTAAACAGGCAAATCACTATATCACCAAATGAATGCACAAAGGTCCAAATCATATGAATCTCATTTGGGGGTTTCTTTGTCAGGATTTCATTGacgaaaatatgaaaatcacATCACATCTTCCTAAACGATCGATTTACTGAAAGTTGTATCCTTGTCCACCTGGAAACAATAAAGATGTATTATTGGAGTGTGTTATCAAATCCTGAGGGTTTTACTAGCTAGATGAAATTAACTTTACACTTACGgttttttcaatctctttcgCTTTCTCATCATCAAAGCCAAGGGTGGCCAAGATCTTGCGACCTGCTGATTCCTCTGACCAAATGCCAAGAAGCAAATGACCTACAGTTATTTCCCCAGATTGACCTGCATGCAATATCTTAGGCTCAATAAATGAAGACTGCCATAAGAAAAGTACAGACTAAAGTGCACGTCATAATCATTCTGGTCAAAATCTACAATTAAGAACTTCACACATACTTGTGCACATTTGTACATGTTCTATgaataaatagataataagATGTATTGAAGTCATTCTTCGCTAAAATGGTGAAAAAGGTCAGCAAAAATCTTTGCATGTGGGTGCTTGTTGctaaatgagaaaatatgtGCTTTACAACAAGTCTTTGTTTCCTGTAGGCAACATAGCTTCCAAACTCTTTGATAGAAGTAGCAGCCACTTAAATGTGGCAAGCATCATCCTGAAAGCATTTATTCACTATTCTATTGCGGTTAGTGTAACGTCTCCATGCCCAAAATTCACCTAATGGGCCGACATTCCCCTAcaacatggtcacgttacttatTTCTTACTTCTAAGAATGAAAACTATTCCCACAGACCAATACAAGTTCtttcagcatgttttgtccttaCTCACATACTTCCTGAAAAAATTTCTAAGAGGTCATCCATTGTTTCAAACAAAGCACACCTAATTTAagagttcctatgattgagccatcTCAAAGGAAGATGCACTTTGTTGGTATGtatagtaactttcaattttttaaagctttttttaGTCATTTCATCCTCAAGATCACTCTCATTCGGATATGGTCccgattcattcatgtatccatCCTTTACTTAAGTGTCACAGGTAGCATAATCTGGAAATTGAAgaattatttgatttacttCCTTCCCACTCAATTAGTCAAAGGGTCTGACAGAAACACGCATAACCTCCCTTCATCTGTTTTCATCTGCCAATTAGGTCCTTGTTTGAACACAGAAATAGGAAATACTAAAAATGTGATTCGATCAGGAGTCAAAACTCATCCTAACATCTCATTCTTTAAAATGGAAGCTTAGAAGTAGCATGCATAGAGGTCTAAGTAGAAAACACAAGTATGATCATTCAATTACAGGAGAAATAAGAATTGGATTTGCTGTATGATTAGGAAGCATGATCTCACCTGACTCTACTTTCTTTGCGACAGCCCAATCAAGCACCCTCTGAGCAGGTTCAGTCAATGGAGGATGTTCTGGGCTGAAGAAATACATGTCAGATTTTCCAAGTAGCTTGACAGTTTCTTCTCTTACTTTGAAAAGTGTAATTCCATTAGCCCTTAAGAACTTAGCAGCTATACTTGTTcctgaaaaaaatgaaagaaatataccttaaggaaaatgaaaattatcaaGCACTGAAGCAGTAGAGTAGATTGCAACCATGAAAATGCACCtatagtttattattttatatcctAACCCCCTTTTTTCACTGAACaaggatgaaaattgtcaaTTGACTTCAGTATATTGGTCCTTGGTAGCAATTAAGCATAAGGACAATCAAAAAGCATGTGGCCAGTGACCTAAGGATACTGTCAAAGATAGGTTACTCATAATCATCAGCTGACAGGAGTTGACATGAACATAAGCTTCAATGTCGAATTCTTAACATAAATAAGTCTTCCAAAAACAATCTGAAGCTGAACATAAGGGATATCAGATGACAATGCAAGATATCATGAAACAATGCTGGAAAGGGGTGCGGGACAAAGTAGCCGATCTAGATTTTAgcctatttttttcttaaaaaagaagGTTCAAAATTCAGATACTTCTCAACTTAAATGCATTCAACTAAACTATATCAATTTGAAAGTCCAAATTTAgatgtaaataataaatgatttcaGAGTTGGAACGGCTGCTAACCCTCATTTAAAATTCCCATTAGCAATGCTTCTGTGCCTGTATTTGGATATTTGAGTTTCCTTGCTTCTAATTCTGCCATTGCAAATGACTTAATTGCTCTTGCCGACCATCTTATACATCACAAATTCAACAAACAATAATCCCAATTAACACCAATATCATTTCTGCATTAATTGGCAGTCTAATgctgagaagaagaagaagtcaTTTAACAAATGATTCAACAGCTATGATGTGCTAACATCCTGGAAAATCAACTTAGAtagatgaaaaaaagaaacacaaccAAAAGGAGAAAGATAAGAAGAAATCATTCTACTTGGCTCAACATGTCTGCGAGTAGTTTCAAATGCACAACAATTTTAACCTTTCAGTTTTATCAACTGCAGTCcttaaaattaattgcaaACCTCCCAAAGAAGCccttaaagattaaaattgaagTCCTAAACTTATTGATAAGGACTAAAGTTAAAATTCAACCTAAAATATCACCAGCCCTcgttaaatttcaaaaagattGGTTCAATTAGAACATAACCTTCAACATTATGAAGAAAAGCAACAAAAAAGCTCCAATTAACACCATTAAAGCTCAACACATGCAGCAGAAAAACGCCAATTGAATGGGGGAAATTTTGAGAATAGACTTACTTCGGGAGTTTATCAGGGGAAATGCCCTCGGGTTTCCTGCAAAAtcagataaatttttttagttatatgggcttgaaaaagaatcaataaCTCAAGCAAGAGTGGCAATCAAATCCTACGAAGCCGGGAGGCTAAATGATACAGTGGCAGTGGTGGCGCGACGGCTGAACTTGGGGACCGGATGGGTGGCAGTAGAACGCTTAATTGCGAGGTTCAGCTCGGTTAAGGGGCTGAGTGGAAGGAATAGAGTTTTCTGTTCTAAAGAGTGACATTTAGATTGAATTGGAAGGGAGAAGGGGACATGGGAAAGCGAGAGAGAATTCATTGGAGTAGCCGCCATTAGAAGCTAAGGAAAGCTCAATTTTGGTCGGAAACTGGACGCAGGCTCCCGAAGGAGTTAATAACTTAGAAAGAAGATGGTTGTGGTTGGCTCTGGCTATGGCGTTTCGTGAGCCTTCTTGCTCTCTTGTTCTTTAGGGTACTATCTGAAGCGTCGGATAATTTaaggaatttaaaaatatatatatgaaaattgagaaaaaaaactaattttaatattaaattatatcatttttttcatcatataatcttcctctatttttctattagtaattttttaggatttattatttttttaaataataattattttaaaattttcatttttttaatataatatcacCGTATAACTCAACACATGTAACATTCCAAGTTCATCACTAGCacataagtaaggaatacatctctattgccacgagaccttttggaaaaaccaagagcaaagccatgaaaacttatgctcaaagtggacaatatcataccattgtggagatacgtgattcttaacatggtatcagaatcatgttcttaacttagtcatgtcaatagaatcctcaaatgtcgaacaaagaagttgtgagtctcgaaggtgtagtcaaaaagtgattgaagtgtcgaacaaaatgtgtactttgttcgatggcTCTAAAGAAAAGAGTGAGCCTCAATTAAAGTGAGGTTGTTCAAGGGCTTTATAGGCATCAAGAGAGGCTATAGGGTTTACTTTATTTGAAGTGAGGACTATgttaaagtgaacaatatcataatatcataccattgtggagattcgtgatttctaacatggtatctaagcgatgcccttaacttagccatgtcaatagaatcctcaaatgttgaacaaaaaagttgtgagcctcgaaggtgtagtaaaaaagtgactaaGTTTCGAGCAAAAAGtttactttgttcgagggctccagagaaaagAGTCGAACCtcaattaaggagaggttgttCAGGGCTTCATTGGCctcaggagaggctctatgctgtagtttgttcgagggaaggaTTGTTTGGAAGGAGTCCCACACTAGCTAATTAAGGGGGTAATAATATGTTGTTTGTGTCCTGCCTATATTGGAGTTGAGGACAATGCAAACACTATTAAAACcgcacaacaacacacactcgatctagatgagcACAAAAAATAGGAcagagaaaatacaaagaagcCGAACCATAACAGGGTTACTCTCTAATTGGTGAACATAAGGCACTTTTTGGGTCAAAACGCGCCCTTTAAAGCCTCAGAGTGTGAAAAAAGGTCATAGAATGTCAATTGGTGGTGGTCGTGCTGCTAGTGAGGGCTGATTCTCATAAAGACCTTCCCCCAgctaaaaaaaagtgaatgaGGACAccaaaacaaccaaaatttCCACCTAAAGGTATGATATTGCTGACATCTCATACTTGTCAGGAACAACCACTCCTTCAGGGTGGTATGATATTGCTCCCTTTAAGCAtaaattctttataaaaacatCAAGACACCAAAGATAACGCCTATCATAGTGCCATCCACACCTTCAAACGTGTCGGTTCCGATGCAGATGACTGTAACACAAGCTCCTCCGCGTCACCATGTTCATCTTTCCTCTTTAAAAGAGTTAAGATTTGCAATGAACTTGTTATTCTGCTGGACAAAGTTTCCAAATCTGCACTTTTCAGTTTCAATTGAAAGCCATTCATTTGTGAGATCTTTGTCTGAGTGTGAAAAGGACAGCGGTGTAATTTCAAGTTTCCATGAGCCAATGTGAAGAGACAGGACAACATTATCTTtgacacaaaagaaaaaaaattccttcTCTGTCTtatcatataaatattttctcgacgcacaaaataattcaaccaTAACGATATGTCCGTATGAATATACATTTAGAGACATTTACAAGGCGGGCGGGAATGACTAGCTTTTTCATCCCCATCCCATCTCTACCATCTATTTCATTTCTCATTCCTAAAAATTCACCCGTAAAAACTCCCTATTCTCTGTCTAAACGGAGAATCTCGGTAAAATGGACATATGAACAAGATAGTACTAGgttattttatatatagtgGCATGAACAGTAAATTGGACGAAACATTAAGGTCTAAATTTCCAATGGTCAAACCATAGTAAAACTGAGGAGACAGAGAAATTGTCAGTAGTTGGGAAAATGACATTGCTCCTATGTTAGCTTTACAgctttgaattattattatttttttcttggaacaaattcaatgtaattttttaaataataaaaaaaaaagcctttttttttttaattcttttttaaccttaatttttggttgctttgccatttattaaatttctttattaattttccaaGACGGACGTGAACCATTTCATTAACCAAAATTTATTCGTTGTAttatacaataaaaaattgcatctttttttttttttttttttaaaaaaattctccatatttaattaatttatatttccattttactttaattttctaaactttatttatttctcttgcTTTTCCTCCAACCCAAAAATTCATGATTTCTGTATTCAAACAcaagattttgttttattatttctcCGTAATTATTGCAATTTCTTcctgagtttttcttttttcttttcttttttttttttttctggaatTTCTGCTTCACCACTGGAGCTCGTTGCAGTGACTGCAATGGCGGAAAGTCAAACTTGATAATTGAGTTCACCACAGTGCAAAACAGAGCCTCCTGTGTTCATCGTGTAGCACTTCAAGAACTTGAGTATTGAGtttctgggttttgtttttaggAAC is drawn from Cucurbita pepo subsp. pepo cultivar mu-cu-16 chromosome LG09, ASM280686v2, whole genome shotgun sequence and contains these coding sequences:
- the LOC111802742 gene encoding ATP-dependent Clp protease ATP-binding subunit CLPT1, chloroplastic-like — protein: MAATPMNSLSLSHVPFSLPIQSKCHSLEQKTLFLPLSPLTELNLAIKRSTATHPVPKFSRRATTATVSFSLPASKPEGISPDKLPKWSARAIKSFAMAELEARKLKYPNTGTEALLMGILNEGTSIAAKFLRANGITLFKVREETVKLLGKSDMYFFSPEHPPLTEPAQRVLDWAVAKKVESGQSGEITVGHLLLGIWSEESAGRKILATLGFDDEKAKEIEKTVDKDTTFSKSIV